From Leguminivora glycinivorella isolate SPB_JAAS2020 chromosome 24, LegGlyc_1.1, whole genome shotgun sequence, a single genomic window includes:
- the LOC125238544 gene encoding uncharacterized protein LOC125238544, with amino-acid sequence MGPSYRDAAVLATAAVAHCVSRIRRLGLEVALPNKWNFRAHFERLAPRLVRAAAAFGRILPNLGGPKASCRRLYTGVLRSMALYGAPAWADALSDKNISQLRRPQRVMAQRVIRGYRTVGTEAACALAGTLPWDLEAQILASLFVWRKEALARDLWPAPQEIRAQREILHQAAVERWSARLEHPSAGVRTIEAIRPVLQKWLDRTFGPWLLRLVPVQSRSERADTGVPRVRGWRGLGLAHAGRVSGMGAERREVVARVGPDLSLPAVVRAIVASEEGWEALLSFSEHVLKEKEAAERERETQAEANPMRRRRTGRRRAAHERNLPP; translated from the exons ATGGGACCCAGTTACCGCGACGCGGCCGTGCTGGCAACAGCGGCTGTCGCTCACTGTGTGAGCAGGATTCGACGGCTGGGCCTGGAAGTAGCGCTTCCAAA CAAGTGGAACTTCAGAGCACACTTTGAGCGCCTGGCGCCCAGGTTGGTGCGAGCGGCTGCGGCCTTTGGGCGCATACTGCCAAATCTGGGTGGGCCTAAGGCATCATGCCGCCGCCTGTACACGGGAGTCCTGCGCTCAATGGCTCTCTACGGTGCCCCAGCGTGGGCTGACGCACTCAGTGATAAGAACATATCACAGCTACGGCGACCGCAGAGAGTGATGGCGCAGCGAGTGATAAGAGGGTATAGGACAGTAGGTACTGAAGCAGCTTGCGCCCTAGCGGGAACCCTACCCTGGGATCTGGAGGCGCAAATCCTGGCTTCCCTATTCGTATGGCGTAAGGAGGCTCTGGCTCGCGATCTCTGGCCAGCGCCCCAGGAGATCAGAGCGCAGCGAGAGATACTTCACCAGGCAGCAGTAGAGCGGTGGTCAGCCAGGCTTGAGCACCCAAGCGCAGGAGTCCGCACCATCGAAGCGATACGGCCAGTGCTCCAAAAATGGTTAGACC GTACTTTCGGGCCATGGCTGCTTCGGCTCGTACCTGTACAAAGTCGCTCGGAGAGAGCCGACACCGGAGTGCCACGCGTGCGGGGCTGGCGAGGACTCGGCCTGGCACACGCTGGCCGAGTGTCCGGCATGGGGGCGGAGCGGCGGGAGGTGGTGGCCCGGGTGGGGCCAGACCTGTCGCTGCCGGCGGTGGTGCGGGCCATCGTGGCTAGCGAAGAAGGGTGGGAGGCTCTGCTCTCTTTCAGCGAGCACGTCCTCAAAGAGAAGGAGGCGGCGGAGCGCGAACGGGAAACCCAGGCCGAGGCAAACCCGATGCGCCGCCGCCGCACAGGCCGCAGACGTGCCGCTCACGAGCGGAACCTGCCACCCTAA
- the LOC125238545 gene encoding actin cytoskeleton-regulatory complex protein pan1-like, giving the protein MVADKSSHLKGTFQKALKDSVKALKEVFEELRTHSVSDETRQLEAANKRLKAELADVRCELRKIREDMERLQMPRWDSPPSKAIDREAPQPAAALGRPHVDDLIGAITVKVGRILDDRLGALERDGRLLPNKTGQTPLAVDRGRQAAQTVTPGKAAGGEKSKKKRKKAKSQPTAVAGPSAPSGQQPPPPAPGSSDQQWTSVVSRSARRRAAAQSKTQPQANTKRKAANEKAQAKAKTRSRGLRPPRSAAVVLTLQPEAEANGATYAKVLAVAKEKVKLADLGISDLRFRRAATGARILQLPGVNSGEKADKLARELAEKLGEEVRVSRPTKCAELRLSNLDDSVTSEEVVVAVARAGECTQDQVKAGEIRRDHTGLGTVWVRCPVTAAKKVSDGGRFLVGWSSAQVKLLEPRILRCYRCLEVGHVRAQCQAQIDRGSLCYRCGKPDHKAAQCSAEPHCAVCEASGKSASHALGSKACTARGPRKDRKTRDGPPAPSQSSQPAATTPAASNALGEAMAAK; this is encoded by the exons ATGGTGGCCGACAAGTCGAGCCATCTTAAGGGCACCTTCCAAAAGGCCCTAAAAGATTCGGTCAAGGCGTTAAAGGAAGTTTTTGAGGAGCTCAGGACACACTCCGTGTCTGATGAAACGCGACAATTAGAGGCCGCAAATAAGCGCCTCAAAGCGGAGCTAGCAGATGTGCGTTGCGAGCTTCGCAAAATTCGCGAGGACATGGAACGGCTCCAAATGCCGCGTTGGGACTCACCTCCCTCAAAGGCAATAGACAGGGAGGCGCCGCAGCCCGCCGCTGCCCTCGGACGTCCCCATGTGGACGACCTGATCGGGGCAATCACAGTTAAGGTGGGACGTATCCTTGACGACAGACTCGGAGCCTTGGAGCGAGATGGCAGGCTTCTGCCAAACAAAACAGGACAGACCCCACTGGCAGTAGACCGGGGACGACAGGCCGCGCAAACGGTCACACCGGGGAAAGCGGCAGGG GGCGAAAAGTCAAAGAAGAAGAGAAAGAAGGCGAAATCACAGCCCACTGCTGTCGCTGGACCGTCGGCCCCAAGCGGTCAGCAGCCGCCACCCCCTGCACCTGGGTCCTCGGACCAGCAATGGACTTCAGTGGTGAGTAGGAGCGCGAGGAGGAGGGCCGCTGCACAGTCGAAGACGCAGCCCCAGGCAAACACAAAAAGGAAGGCAGCGAACGAGAAGGCTCAGGCAAAGGCAAAGACACGTAGTAGAGGTCTTCGCCCGCCGCGATCGGCAGCTGTGGTGCTGACGCTGCAACCGGAAGCGGAGGCAAACGGCGCAACGTATGCCAAGGTGCTGGCCGTAGCAAAGGAGAAGGTCAAGCTAGCTGATCTGGGCATTTCCGATTTGCGTTTTCGGCGGGCAGCCACTGGCGCACGGATCCTGCAGCTGCCGGGTGTGAACAGCGGTGAGAAGGCCGATAAGCTGGCAAGGGAGCTGGCGGAAAAACTGGGAGAGGAAGTCCGAGTGTCCAGGCCGACAAAGTGTGCGGAGTTGCGACTATCCAACCTGGATGACTCTGTGACGTCGGAGGAGGTAGTCGTCGCCGTCGCTCGAGCCGGGGAATGTACTCAGGATCAGGTCAAGGCAGGGGAAATCCGCCGGGATCACACTGGTCTTGGTACAGTCTGGGTACGCTGCCCGGTCACGGCGGCAAAGAAGGTGTCCGACGGTGGTCGTTTCCTGGTTGGATGGTCTTCGGCACAGGTGAAGCTGCTGGAGCCCAGAATATTACGCTGCTACCGCTGCCTGGAGGTTGGGCATGTCAGGGCGCAATGCCAAGCGCAAATAGATCGCGGCAGTCTGTGCTACCGATGTGGAAAGCCGGACCACAAGGCGGCACAATGCTCGGCCGAGCCCCACTGTGCAGTGTGCGAGGCATCGGGTAAGTCGGCAAGCCATGCCCTGGGCTCCAAGGCGTGCACTGCCCGAGGACCGAGGAAGGATAGGAAGACTCGCGATGGCCCCCCGGCCCCCTCGCAGTCCTCCCAGCCGGCCGCAACAACACCCGCGGCCAGCAATGCGTTGGGGGAAGCAATGGCCGCTAAATAA